From a single bacterium genomic region:
- a CDS encoding permease-like cell division protein FtsX encodes MLFTNIKRIIRAGFINFWRNGFVSLASVLIMGVTLFVIGSIFFNSVLLDASLKELRDKVDINVYFVNTASEEEILALKDMLGGFPEVKFVEYISRERALENFKERHKDDALTLQALEELDENPLRAVLNVKTKEPSQYESIAAFLKDKPVLSGSGAPIIDSVNYLENKTAIDRLDQIISSSEASNIAKTVILVFVSVIVVFNTIRLAIYVSREEISVMRLVGASNKYVRGPFVIVGILSGVIGGLITIIAFYPLTYWFGPLFYPLPLFLTDSVGNLTLFDYYVDNFGQIFFLIVGSGVVLGAISSWLAVRRYLKI; translated from the coding sequence ATGTTATTCACAAACATAAAACGTATCATAAGGGCGGGTTTTATAAATTTCTGGCGCAACGGCTTTGTTTCGCTGGCCTCCGTCCTTATAATGGGAGTTACTCTTTTCGTCATCGGTTCTATTTTCTTCAACAGCGTGCTTTTGGACGCCTCGCTTAAAGAGCTTCGTGACAAAGTGGATATAAATGTATATTTTGTAAATACCGCGTCGGAAGAGGAAATCTTGGCTCTTAAGGATATGCTTGGCGGTTTTCCTGAAGTCAAATTCGTTGAATATATTTCTCGGGAAAGGGCACTTGAAAATTTTAAAGAAAGGCACAAAGACGACGCTTTGACACTGCAAGCTCTTGAAGAATTAGACGAAAATCCTTTGCGCGCCGTTTTGAATGTTAAGACAAAAGAACCATCCCAGTATGAAAGCATCGCGGCCTTTTTGAAAGATAAGCCGGTTCTATCCGGAAGCGGAGCACCGATAATAGACAGCGTAAACTATTTGGAAAATAAAACAGCCATTGACCGACTTGACCAAATCATCTCGTCTTCAGAAGCGTCAAATATAGCAAAAACAGTAATACTCGTGTTTGTGTCCGTTATAGTGGTTTTCAACACTATTCGCTTGGCCATTTACGTTTCTCGCGAGGAAATATCGGTGATGCGTCTTGTCGGTGCGAGCAACAAATATGTACGCGGACCTTTTGTGATAGTCGGTATTCTTTCCGGCGTTATTGGCGGGCTTATTACAATCATTGCTTTCTATCCTCTGACTTACTGGTTTGGGCCGCTGTTTTATCCTTTGCCTCTGTTTCTTACCGACAGCGTGGGAAATCTGACTCTTTTTGACTACTATGTAGACAATTTCGGGCAAATCTTCTTTCTGATTGTCGGGTCGGGAGTTGTTTTGGGAGCGATATCCAGTTGGCTGGCGGTACGGCGATACTTGAAGATATAG
- the ftsE gene encoding cell division ATP-binding protein FtsE: MIYFDNVSKIYSDDSVALKDVTFSIEPKEFLSIVGHSGAGKTTLLKMLLAEEKPSQGRVFFESTDVHGLRKHEILNIRRRIGTIFQDFRLLPHLTAFENIAFAMEAAGRSDEDIDSDVPHVLDLVDLGHKMWNFPSELSGGEKQRVAIARAIVNQPDIIIADEPTGNLDPLNTYEIIQILKKINDLGTTVILTTHNKGVIDSLEKRVITMESGKVLRDDPTGKYVL; this comes from the coding sequence ATGATTTACTTTGATAACGTTTCTAAAATTTACTCTGACGACTCTGTTGCTCTTAAGGACGTTACTTTCAGTATTGAACCAAAAGAGTTTTTGTCCATTGTAGGACATTCCGGAGCCGGTAAGACGACTCTTTTAAAAATGCTTTTGGCGGAAGAGAAACCGTCTCAAGGACGCGTCTTTTTTGAATCAACGGACGTTCATGGACTGCGAAAACATGAGATTTTGAACATTCGGAGAAGAATCGGAACCATATTTCAGGACTTTCGTCTTTTGCCACATCTTACGGCTTTTGAAAACATTGCTTTCGCGATGGAGGCGGCGGGCCGAAGCGACGAAGACATAGATTCAGATGTGCCACATGTTCTGGACTTGGTTGACCTCGGGCACAAAATGTGGAATTTCCCCAGCGAACTCTCCGGCGGAGAAAAACAACGAGTGGCGATAGCCAGAGCTATTGTCAACCAGCCGGACATCATAATAGCCGACGAACCGACCGGAAATTTAGACCCTTTGAATACTTATGAGATAATACAGATATTGAAAAAAATCAATGACTTGGGAACGACTGTTATTCTGACAACTCACAACAAAGGGGTTATTGACTCTCTTGAAAAAAGAGTCATAACGATGGAAAGTGGCAAGGTCTTGAGGGATGATCCGACCGGCAAATATGTTTTGTAA